The Pontibacter pudoricolor genome contains a region encoding:
- a CDS encoding pirin family protein, translating to MLDIVIEARKAAIAPGMDVRRILPFRLRRMVGPFIFMDHAGPVDVAPELTHSMDVLPHPHIGLSTVSYLFGGQVTHRDSLGVEQIIRPGEVNWMTAGSGIAHSERFEDPSALAGGNLEMIQTWVALPEKDEEDAPAFTNYKPEQLPIYTDTGVWMRLIAGDAYGLRNDVKTHSPLFYLHVVLQKDARISLPKEHTERGIYVAKGSIEVAGRTYTVGQMLVFNKTAEPAIVAKEPTTLMLLGGEPLGERYIWWNFVSSRKERIEQAKADWKAGRIILPPNDNAEFVPLPEDKSRPAGNPAPQALS from the coding sequence ATGCTGGATATAGTGATAGAAGCCCGGAAAGCAGCCATTGCCCCGGGAATGGATGTGCGGCGCATTCTGCCGTTTCGCCTGCGCCGAATGGTAGGCCCCTTTATTTTTATGGATCATGCCGGCCCTGTTGATGTCGCTCCCGAGCTAACGCATTCTATGGATGTGTTGCCCCATCCGCATATCGGTTTATCTACGGTCAGTTATTTGTTTGGCGGTCAGGTTACGCACCGCGACAGCCTGGGGGTAGAGCAGATCATCCGGCCGGGTGAAGTGAACTGGATGACGGCAGGCAGCGGCATTGCCCACTCCGAGCGTTTTGAAGACCCAAGTGCCCTGGCCGGCGGCAACCTGGAAATGATACAGACCTGGGTAGCTTTGCCGGAGAAAGATGAAGAAGATGCCCCAGCCTTTACCAACTATAAACCCGAACAGCTACCAATTTATACCGACACGGGTGTTTGGATGCGGCTGATAGCCGGAGATGCCTACGGCCTGCGAAACGATGTGAAAACGCATTCGCCTTTGTTTTACCTGCATGTGGTGCTGCAAAAAGATGCCCGTATAAGTTTGCCGAAAGAACACACAGAACGCGGAATTTACGTGGCCAAAGGCAGTATAGAAGTTGCTGGCCGTACCTACACTGTTGGGCAGATGCTGGTGTTTAATAAAACCGCAGAGCCGGCTATAGTTGCCAAAGAACCGACCACGCTTATGTTGCTCGGTGGCGAACCACTGGGCGAACGGTATATCTGGTGGAATTTTGTTTCATCCCGGAAAGAGCGTATAGAACAAGCCAAAGCCGACTGGAAAGCCGGCCGTATAATTTTACCGCCTAATGACAACGCGGAGTTTGTACCGCTCCCGGAAGATAAGTCCAGGCCGGCAGGCAATCCTGCACCACAAGCCCTTTCCTGA
- a CDS encoding rod shape-determining protein translates to MGFFNFLTQGIAIDLGTANFLVLKDGKVVVDEPSIIAFNRTTGAVIAVGRKAEQMEGKEHENIRTIRPLKNGVIADFHAAEHMMKGMLKLANIGKGGMSPSYRMVVCVPAGITEVEKRAIRDSAVIAGAKEVYLIHEPVAAAIGIGLDVQEPTGHMLVDIGSGITEIAVIALSGIVCDQSVRVAGDSFDEDIIQFMRKEHNILIGQGTAEKIKIEVGAAIEELPDAPEPYSVKGRDLMTGLPKQVTVTYQDIAVCLDKSITKIEEAILITLELTPPELSSDIHQSGIYLTGGGALLRGLDRRLARKTRLPVHVVEGPLLAVIKGTGVALSNINNFKFLMR, encoded by the coding sequence ATGGGCTTCTTTAATTTCCTGACACAAGGCATTGCGATAGATCTTGGAACTGCTAATTTCCTGGTTCTGAAAGATGGGAAAGTAGTGGTGGATGAACCATCTATTATTGCCTTTAACCGAACTACAGGCGCTGTAATTGCCGTAGGCCGCAAGGCTGAACAAATGGAAGGGAAAGAACATGAAAATATCCGCACGATCCGTCCGCTTAAGAATGGGGTGATAGCAGACTTTCATGCCGCAGAGCACATGATGAAAGGAATGCTGAAGCTGGCCAACATTGGTAAAGGCGGCATGTCTCCTTCTTACAGAATGGTGGTTTGCGTTCCGGCTGGCATAACTGAAGTGGAAAAAAGAGCTATCCGAGATTCTGCCGTTATTGCCGGTGCCAAAGAAGTATACCTGATACACGAGCCTGTTGCCGCAGCTATTGGCATTGGCCTGGACGTGCAGGAACCGACCGGGCACATGCTGGTTGATATTGGAAGTGGCATTACAGAAATAGCCGTAATAGCGCTAAGTGGTATTGTTTGCGACCAGTCGGTGCGTGTAGCCGGTGATTCTTTTGATGAAGATATTATCCAGTTCATGCGCAAAGAGCATAATATCCTTATTGGCCAGGGTACGGCAGAGAAGATTAAAATTGAAGTAGGCGCTGCCATTGAAGAACTACCAGATGCACCTGAGCCTTATTCTGTAAAGGGCCGTGACCTGATGACCGGCCTGCCAAAACAGGTTACGGTTACCTACCAGGACATTGCTGTTTGCCTTGATAAATCGATCACCAAAATAGAAGAAGCTATCCTCATAACCCTGGAATTAACCCCACCTGAACTGTCATCAGATATACACCAGTCCGGGATTTACTTAACTGGTGGCGGAGCGCTTTTGCGAGGCCTGGACAGACGATTAGCACGCAAAACCAGGTTGCCGGTGCATGTAGTGGAAGGCCCTTTGTTAGCGGTTATAAAAGGCACCGGGGTTGCGCTCAGCAACATCAACAATTTTAAATTCCTGATGCGTTAG
- a CDS encoding YkgJ family cysteine cluster protein: MSDSTNLCLACGLCCSGTLIGFVQLGSEELPVLRELLDVENSNGEGFFLQPCKKYCDGCTIYSKRPKQCAKYECELLKSVEQKEIDFDTAIETIQVVKQQKIAIEKQLALLPLELKSESFYFKMVELNKLFQKNQSESSLPQTHLNLMSDLAQLERLLSKRFGVSFF; the protein is encoded by the coding sequence ATGAGTGATTCAACGAATCTATGTTTGGCTTGTGGGTTATGTTGTAGCGGTACCCTGATTGGATTTGTACAGCTTGGAAGTGAGGAATTGCCTGTATTGAGAGAATTGCTGGATGTTGAGAATTCAAACGGTGAAGGTTTTTTTCTTCAGCCCTGCAAAAAGTATTGTGATGGCTGCACTATATATTCCAAAAGACCGAAACAATGTGCAAAATACGAGTGCGAACTTTTAAAATCTGTCGAACAAAAGGAAATAGATTTTGACACGGCTATTGAAACAATTCAGGTCGTTAAACAACAAAAAATTGCTATAGAAAAACAGCTGGCGCTATTACCGCTTGAACTTAAATCCGAATCATTCTACTTTAAAATGGTCGAACTGAACAAGTTGTTCCAGAAAAACCAGTCTGAATCCTCCTTACCGCAAACTCATCTGAATCTAATGTCGGACCTGGCGCAATTAGAGCGTCTACTGTCAAAAAGGTTTGGTGTCTCATTCTTTTAA
- a CDS encoding sulfate adenylyltransferase subunit 1, with amino-acid sequence MDVLKIATAGSVDDGKSTLIGRLLFETNSITTDKLQAIEASSKKKGLDYIDLSLLTDGLIAEREQGITIDVAHIYFSTPTRKFIIADTPGHFEYTRNMVTGASNANVSMILVDARNGVVEQTFRHFYISCLLRIPNVVVCINKMDLVGYSQAAFEEIQAKFMAFAEKVRFEGQQISFIPVSSLYGENLTAPSASMIWYTGAPLLTLLEEVTTDKQLPEEESRFPVQYVVRPKSEEFHDYRAYAGKVASGLLRKGERVVVLPSGQETTIAKIEKFGREIEAAQAKESISILLEDDVDISRGDMIVPFAQLPKQGRQLDATICWMDKKPLRVGGTYLVQHGVNTSKAKISALANLIDVVTLEANDTLTALQLNEIADVQLKTAKEIFYDSYKDNKANGSFIVIDEQTNATVGVGLIR; translated from the coding sequence ATGGACGTTCTGAAAATAGCAACAGCAGGCAGCGTAGATGATGGGAAAAGCACCCTGATCGGCAGGCTCCTGTTCGAAACCAATTCGATTACCACTGATAAACTACAGGCCATTGAGGCAAGTAGCAAAAAGAAAGGCCTCGATTACATAGACCTGTCGCTGTTGACCGATGGATTGATAGCGGAGCGGGAACAAGGCATTACGATAGATGTGGCGCATATCTATTTCTCAACGCCTACTCGAAAGTTTATCATAGCTGATACGCCGGGCCATTTTGAGTATACCCGCAACATGGTTACAGGTGCTTCCAACGCCAATGTATCGATGATCCTGGTAGATGCCCGCAATGGCGTGGTAGAGCAAACGTTCAGGCACTTTTATATTTCCTGTCTGCTGCGCATCCCTAATGTAGTGGTGTGTATCAACAAAATGGACCTTGTTGGCTATTCGCAAGCAGCTTTCGAGGAGATACAGGCTAAATTCATGGCTTTTGCTGAAAAAGTTAGATTTGAAGGCCAGCAGATCAGTTTTATACCTGTGTCATCGCTTTACGGTGAGAACCTTACAGCGCCATCTGCCAGCATGATTTGGTATACCGGTGCTCCGCTTCTTACGCTACTTGAAGAAGTAACTACAGATAAGCAGTTGCCTGAGGAGGAAAGCCGCTTCCCGGTACAGTATGTGGTACGGCCAAAGTCGGAGGAGTTTCATGATTACAGGGCCTATGCAGGCAAGGTAGCCAGCGGCCTGTTACGCAAAGGCGAACGCGTAGTCGTATTGCCAAGCGGCCAGGAAACCACTATCGCTAAAATAGAGAAGTTTGGCCGCGAAATAGAAGCTGCCCAGGCAAAAGAGTCAATCAGTATTTTGCTGGAAGATGATGTGGACATCAGCCGTGGCGATATGATCGTTCCGTTTGCACAACTGCCAAAACAAGGCCGCCAACTGGATGCCACTATCTGCTGGATGGATAAGAAACCGCTTCGCGTGGGCGGCACGTACCTGGTACAACATGGTGTAAATACCTCGAAAGCGAAGATAAGCGCGCTTGCCAACCTGATAGATGTGGTTACGCTTGAAGCAAACGACACCCTGACTGCTCTGCAACTAAACGAGATTGCCGACGTGCAGCTAAAAACTGCTAAAGAGATCTTCTACGATTCTTATAAGGACAACAAGGCAAACGGCTCTTTCATAGTAATAGATGAGCAGACGAATGCTACGGTTGGTGTGGGGTTGATCAGGTAA
- a CDS encoding aldo/keto reductase → MQKRRLGNTELYTAPIVFGGNVLGWTLNEKEAFAILDEFVDLGFNTIDTADAYSTWAEGNKGGESETIIGNWMKARGNQKDVTVITKVGSDMGQGHKDISEKYILKAAEDSLKRLQVEQIELYLTHWDDDKTPVEETLGAYQKLIEAGKVKYIGASNLSPARLKASLEASKKHGLPRYEVFQPEYNLYNRQAFEEGIGPVCKAEGLGVITYYSLASGFLTGKYRTEADLGKSVRGGGMKKYLNERGKRILAALDTIADKHNISQAGVALAWLVNKPEVTAPIASATKSKHLQAFAEATRVNLTQEDMELLDQASAYEKNN, encoded by the coding sequence ATGCAGAAAAGAAGATTAGGAAACACTGAACTATATACCGCACCTATCGTTTTCGGGGGAAACGTACTTGGCTGGACTCTGAATGAAAAAGAGGCCTTCGCAATACTGGACGAATTTGTTGACCTTGGCTTCAATACCATAGACACAGCAGACGCCTACTCTACATGGGCAGAAGGGAACAAAGGAGGTGAGTCGGAAACGATCATAGGGAATTGGATGAAAGCCAGGGGAAACCAGAAGGACGTTACCGTCATTACAAAAGTAGGCTCCGACATGGGGCAGGGGCATAAAGACATCTCTGAAAAGTATATTCTGAAAGCTGCGGAAGACTCACTGAAACGACTGCAGGTGGAACAGATAGAACTGTATTTAACGCATTGGGATGATGACAAAACACCTGTGGAAGAAACGCTGGGAGCTTATCAGAAACTGATCGAAGCCGGGAAGGTAAAATACATTGGTGCTTCCAACCTGTCTCCGGCGCGCTTAAAGGCATCTTTAGAAGCAAGTAAAAAGCATGGATTACCCAGATACGAAGTGTTTCAGCCGGAATATAACCTCTATAACAGGCAGGCTTTTGAAGAAGGCATCGGGCCTGTATGTAAAGCAGAAGGATTGGGCGTGATAACGTATTACTCGCTGGCCAGTGGCTTCCTGACAGGTAAGTACAGAACAGAAGCTGATCTGGGTAAAAGTGTGCGTGGCGGCGGGATGAAAAAGTACCTGAACGAAAGAGGAAAGCGCATACTGGCAGCGCTGGATACAATTGCCGATAAACACAATATTTCTCAGGCGGGTGTTGCGCTTGCGTGGCTCGTAAACAAACCCGAGGTAACAGCGCCTATTGCCAGTGCCACCAAAAGCAAACATCTGCAGGCGTTCGCAGAGGCAACCCGGGTAAACCTGACCCAGGAAGACATGGAATTGTTGGATCAGGCATCAGCATACGAGAAAAATAATTAA
- the cysD gene encoding sulfate adenylyltransferase subunit CysD: MTIHAGVFPRELEDEAIYILREVAAQFEKPVLLFSGGKDSITLVRLAQKAFYPAKIPFPLLHVDTGHNFEETIKFRDELVAELGLELIVRYVQDSIDQQKVVEETGKYASRNVLQTVTLLDAIEEFGFDACIGGARRDEEKARAKERIFSVRNDFGQWDSKKQRPELFDMLNGRINMGENVRVFPISNWTELDVWNYIKEEKLAIPSIYYSHLRETFERDGQLLPFSSFINITEDETISTRMVRFRTVGDMTCTAAVESTAVEIDHIIEEILSATVSERGARIDDKRSEAAMEKRKQTGYF; this comes from the coding sequence ATGACTATTCATGCCGGAGTTTTTCCGAGAGAACTGGAAGATGAAGCGATCTATATCTTACGTGAGGTTGCCGCGCAGTTTGAGAAACCTGTACTCCTGTTTTCCGGCGGAAAAGACTCGATAACGCTGGTAAGGCTGGCCCAGAAAGCTTTTTACCCTGCTAAAATTCCTTTCCCTTTACTACATGTTGATACGGGCCACAACTTCGAAGAAACTATAAAATTCCGCGATGAGCTGGTTGCTGAACTTGGTTTGGAACTGATCGTGCGTTATGTGCAGGACAGCATTGACCAGCAAAAAGTGGTGGAGGAAACCGGTAAATACGCCAGCCGCAATGTGCTGCAAACCGTTACGCTACTCGATGCCATTGAAGAATTTGGGTTTGATGCCTGCATAGGTGGCGCACGCCGCGACGAAGAAAAAGCCCGGGCAAAAGAAAGGATCTTCTCTGTAAGAAACGACTTCGGACAGTGGGATTCCAAGAAGCAGCGCCCGGAACTGTTTGATATGCTGAACGGCAGAATTAATATGGGCGAGAACGTGCGCGTGTTCCCGATCAGTAACTGGACCGAACTGGATGTCTGGAACTATATAAAAGAGGAAAAACTGGCCATTCCGTCTATCTACTATTCGCACCTGCGCGAAACATTTGAGCGCGACGGGCAGCTACTCCCCTTCTCTTCGTTCATCAACATCACCGAAGACGAAACTATAAGCACGCGTATGGTGCGCTTCAGAACAGTTGGCGACATGACCTGTACGGCTGCTGTGGAATCTACGGCGGTGGAGATAGACCACATAATAGAAGAGATTTTAAGCGCGACGGTATCGGAGCGCGGCGCCCGCATAGATGACAAACGCTCTGAGGCGGCAATGGAAAAAAGAAAGCAAACCGGATATTTTTAA
- a CDS encoding DUF1003 domain-containing protein, with protein MSQSRQEQKDRQRSERDYKINLKAELEIKLLSEKTVH; from the coding sequence ATGAGCCAAAGCAGACAAGAACAAAAAGACAGACAAAGAAGCGAACGCGATTATAAAATTAATCTTAAAGCAGAACTTGAAATTAAACTGCTTAGTGAAAAAACTGTCCATTAG
- a CDS encoding RrF2 family transcriptional regulator, which translates to MLSKKTKYAFHALSYLAENQEKGAILIQEISAAKKISQKFLETILLDLKKAGVLGSKKGKGGGYYLIKKPEEITLAKVIRLLNGPIAWLPCVSLNYYEKCGDCPDEATCNMHLIMCQVRDQTLSIVENKTVQDLISNKQL; encoded by the coding sequence ATGTTGTCGAAAAAGACAAAATATGCTTTTCATGCGCTGAGTTACCTGGCCGAAAACCAGGAGAAAGGCGCCATACTTATACAGGAAATTTCTGCTGCTAAAAAGATATCGCAGAAATTCCTGGAAACTATCCTCCTCGACCTAAAGAAAGCCGGTGTGCTTGGCAGCAAAAAAGGAAAAGGCGGTGGCTATTACCTCATCAAAAAACCGGAAGAGATTACCCTTGCCAAAGTGATCAGGTTACTGAACGGCCCAATTGCCTGGCTACCCTGCGTTAGCCTGAACTACTACGAAAAGTGCGGCGACTGCCCCGACGAAGCAACATGCAACATGCACCTGATCATGTGCCAGGTGCGCGACCAGACCTTAAGTATAGTGGAGAACAAGACCGTGCAGGACCTTATCAGCAACAAACAACTGTAA
- a CDS encoding CatA-like O-acetyltransferase produces the protein MESKYSKQIIALEGWDREETFRFFSSFKQPFFNVHTETDITPLHRYCKANNLSISLAYMYATLLAARATVNFCYRIENGQVVKYNGLDLSSTVLKDDNNIAFTHFSYRVTLEDFCREGAEIIAEVKKSNKLFNGYQGNDLLHMTTLPWFTYKGMEHAFSLTQEETGVPRIGYGRLEFKQDKVMLPMSIALHHALADGYHMHLFLQEMEAVISNYKL, from the coding sequence ATGGAATCTAAATACAGCAAGCAAATTATAGCTTTGGAGGGTTGGGACCGGGAGGAAACCTTTCGCTTTTTCAGTTCTTTTAAACAACCATTCTTCAACGTACACACCGAAACCGACATTACGCCGCTTCACCGGTATTGTAAAGCAAATAACCTGTCCATTTCGCTGGCTTACATGTATGCGACTTTGCTGGCAGCGCGCGCTACTGTAAATTTCTGTTACCGGATAGAAAACGGCCAGGTGGTAAAATATAACGGCCTCGATCTTTCATCTACAGTGCTGAAAGATGACAACAACATCGCTTTTACGCACTTTTCCTACCGCGTAACGCTGGAAGACTTTTGCCGCGAAGGAGCCGAAATTATAGCTGAAGTTAAAAAGAGCAACAAATTATTTAACGGTTACCAGGGCAACGATCTGCTGCACATGACTACGCTGCCCTGGTTTACATACAAAGGCATGGAGCATGCTTTCTCGTTGACCCAAGAAGAAACGGGAGTGCCGAGGATCGGGTATGGCCGTTTAGAGTTTAAGCAGGATAAAGTGATGCTGCCGATGAGTATTGCCCTGCACCATGCCCTTGCCGACGGGTACCACATGCACCTGTTCCTCCAGGAAATGGAAGCAGTCATCTCAAACTATAAACTATAG
- a CDS encoding phosphoadenylyl-sulfate reductase, with amino-acid sequence MNLKEQIPSLLKAITDLPLTEALAFIAQAFPGKVAFSTALGQEDQVITHAIFTNKLPIRIFSLDTGRLFPETYELWAETEQKYQSKIAAYYPKAEAVEELVSQNGINGFYDSVENRKACCHVRKVQPLGRALENVDVWVTGLRSGQSVNRSAFNLLEWDEAFQVIKFNPIINWSFDEMLAYLKENEVPYNKLHDQGFVSIGCAPCTRAIEPGEEPRAGRWWWEQTQKECGLHANYFNK; translated from the coding sequence ATGAACTTGAAAGAACAGATACCGTCGCTGCTTAAAGCAATTACCGACCTTCCCCTGACCGAAGCACTGGCTTTTATAGCACAGGCGTTTCCGGGTAAAGTAGCTTTCTCTACGGCACTTGGCCAGGAAGACCAGGTCATCACACACGCCATTTTCACCAATAAGCTACCAATAAGAATTTTCTCTTTAGACACTGGCCGCTTGTTCCCGGAAACCTACGAACTATGGGCCGAGACCGAGCAGAAATACCAAAGCAAAATTGCAGCCTACTACCCGAAAGCGGAAGCAGTGGAAGAACTAGTAAGCCAGAACGGTATAAACGGGTTTTATGACTCAGTAGAAAACAGGAAAGCCTGCTGCCATGTGCGCAAGGTGCAGCCATTGGGCAGAGCTTTGGAGAACGTAGATGTCTGGGTAACCGGTTTACGATCCGGGCAGAGCGTCAACCGCAGCGCTTTTAATCTGCTGGAGTGGGACGAAGCTTTCCAGGTCATCAAATTCAATCCGATTATTAACTGGTCTTTCGATGAAATGCTGGCCTACCTGAAAGAAAACGAAGTGCCTTATAATAAGCTGCACGACCAGGGTTTTGTAAGCATCGGGTGCGCGCCCTGCACCAGAGCCATAGAGCCGGGCGAAGAACCGCGGGCAGGCCGGTGGTGGTGGGAACAAACCCAGAAAGAGTGCGGACTACATGCAAATTACTTTAACAAATAA
- a CDS encoding DUF2061 domain-containing protein, translating to MLFDQYLKKAFSSKGNPRTDSKFKSVAKAFSWRILGTFDTIIISYFITGELKMAFSIGSIEVFSKIVLYYVHERIWERFTIKKEVNELERTDTVAA from the coding sequence ATGCTATTCGACCAATATTTAAAAAAGGCATTCAGCAGCAAGGGGAACCCGCGCACCGACAGCAAATTCAAAAGTGTGGCCAAAGCCTTTTCTTGGCGCATCTTGGGCACTTTTGATACTATTATCATCTCCTATTTCATTACAGGCGAGCTTAAAATGGCTTTTTCGATAGGTTCTATAGAAGTGTTCAGCAAAATAGTGCTCTACTATGTGCATGAACGGATATGGGAACGCTTTACAATAAAAAAAGAAGTCAATGAACTTGAAAGAACAGATACCGTCGCTGCTTAA